GATTCAGTTCCTTCTGCTTCTTTAGTAATCCGATGAGAGTTTCTGTGCTCGAGAACTTTTTAGCCCCAGGAAGTCCACCCTGCATATATGCAGAAGCAGAAATTAACTATAATTCTTGGTTTAATTAAAGATTTAAAAAATTTCTCATACTTTAGATATGACATAACACTTACTGGCAACACAATCAAATCATACTGAAATTTGGCAGCATCACCAATGAGCATATCTGCTACTATTTTCACTTTTCGTCTAGCCGACACTTCCAAAGTATCTTCAACTGATGCAACTGTAACAGTTGCTTTAGCTCGTCGCAGTACATCGATGATTGAAAGGGCTTCCATCTCCTCAGAATCATTAGCTATAGGTACAAGAACctgattcaaagaattaaaacCATTGATCAGCCAGATGAATATACACACATTAATATGATCGTGCTAGACTTGCACAACACAAACAGATGAAGTGCGCATACCATAAGTTTAATGCCTGAGTTTATGCGTAAATGTGTGTGTCTAAACTTTTCAGTAGTATATTTCCCTACTTTAATGTGTCTGTCGTCGCATCTTGAAGAGAAAATTTGAACAGATTCAATAAACAGGCTGGGAATAAAGCACTAACATTATGGTGACTAGTACTTAAATTCTTACAGAGAAAATTTGAACAGATTCAATTAACAGTCTGGAAATAAAGCACTAACATTATGGTGACTAGTACTTAAATTACACTTGCATACAAGTAATACCTTGGGACAATCACTGTAAGTCCATGGGATTGAATTTAGCTCCGCCACAGTATATTCATCTCCAGGATTGGAATGCATAACCTGATCAGAATGTATAGAGCATCGTCAAAGAATCTCTTAATAGAAGATTAAAAAAAAAGATGAGCCTAATAAAGATACGCCATACCATATCACAAAAAAGAATCTGGCATAAAATACATTAGTGTGACCCAAAACCTTTAAACGAACTGGTTTCAATGGAAATTATAAGAGCTTAGGATTCACTCTTTTCAAATGTTGTCAGGTTCTTTCTTTTAAGTCTGACATCTTATCGGCATCCAATTAACAAGATTCTAACTCACTTTGCAAGACATATGAGCGAAGGCCGGAGGGAACCTGCAATTTTCCAAAAGATTTTTCTCTATCTACAGAAAGGTAAGACGATATCTAAATAATTGAGAAAACTTGCAAAAGaaatataattttgatttattaataCCACAAGTTATATTTTAGTCTTAAATTCTCACTCAACATATTATTCAATAGTTAGAAAATTTCGTTTGCAGAGGAGTTAAGGAACCTATCAAAACCAAGAGGGGCATGAGCACAGAACTCGAGCAGGATTATCCGTAAATACATGAAAGTGGAAGGCAATATTGCAGGATAACTAAGAAGAAATGACCAGAAAACGAAGTACCAGTGGTCCTCTAACTTCATCAGCTTTTTCTTTCCCGAACAGACGCTCTACTAAAGCAATACCAAGCTCCATAGTGGTTCCAGGTCCACGACTAGTTATAACGTTCCCATCCTGCACGACTCGTGATTCCACTGTGGTTGCATAAGCAGACAGCTGCTCCATCACTGATGGATGGCAAGTTGCCTGTCCAAAAGCAAGCATCTAAATGACTACAAATTTAATAATCAAGGAAATTGCGACTCTAATATACATCATACAATCGGAATGTAGCACAAAGTGAGCATATCAAAGTATTACTTTTAATCCCTTCAACAAGCCCCATGGTCCAAGAACCACAGCTGGAGCTGCACATATTGCAGCACAAAGTCGTCCCTCTTCAGCCTGCTTCTTTACCATGCTTTCCAAAATCGCGCAGTCTCTAAGATTGGCTGCACCCGGCATTCCACCCTGTACCAAATAAGTGGAAACATTTAGTAGTCAAGCTGATGATTAATCCTGCCTAGATTGTCCCAAAATGTGAAAATCCCAAATCACTTAAGTCTGTGAATCATATTCATATAAAACATACTATCTTTTAGAATACATGAGAATTAAAATACAGCAATTACATAAACTATCATTGTTAAAGTATACTTGCAAATAATCAATACTAAAACAATACAAAAATATCCAATTTTCCAATTACATCTGCCTAGCAACTTTTAAAACCTTCTGTTGAGGCAATTTTCATATCCAGAGTTAACCGAAGCAGAACAGTTCAAATCTACGTGCTGAACGTAGCTTTTAGAAGGTAAA
The sequence above is drawn from the Apium graveolens cultivar Ventura chromosome 2, ASM990537v1, whole genome shotgun sequence genome and encodes:
- the LOC141706531 gene encoding protein DJ-1 homolog B-like: MASPRTAKALVPIANGTEPVEAAMIIDVLRRAETLVTVASVEKELRIYAAHGVRIVAEALLSDCVDTSYDLIALPGGMPGAANLRDCAILESMVKKQAEEGRLCAAICAAPAVVLGPWGLLKGLKATCHPSVMEQLSAYATTVESRVVQDGNVITSRGPGTTMELGIALVERLFGKEKADEVRGPLVMHSNPGDEYTVAELNSIPWTYSDCPKVLVPIANDSEEMEALSIIDVLRRAKATVTVASVEDTLEVSARRKVKIVADMLIGDAAKFQYDLIVLPGGLPGAKKFSSTETLIGLLKKQKELNRPYGAICASPGWVLEPHGLLTGKKATGFPPMIEKLSDKSMVEHRTVVDGNVITSKGPGSALEFALIIVEKFLGRNKALELCKAMLV